In the Mytilus trossulus isolate FHL-02 chromosome 1, PNRI_Mtr1.1.1.hap1, whole genome shotgun sequence genome, one interval contains:
- the LOC134681118 gene encoding complement C1q-like protein 3, which produces MHAVNTLVIVDAFILSTISVSYNPMAFHANLGSSFNIQDNSKINTVVYDDVILNVGNGYDSETGIFTCRKAGLYSFSWTSLTPPGKSFETRFILNEKRIAGNRANAVGINQYVQGTKTVVVEMREGDTAKINTIKSQAAQSLYGDSNSFSSFSGIKVDDLKCEEI; this is translated from the exons ATGCACGCTGTCAATACGCTAGTAATTGTGGATGCATTCATCCTGTCAACCATATCTGTATCGT ACAATCCAATGGCTTTTCATGCTAATTTAGGGTCATCtttcaatattcaagataattccAAAATAAACACAGTTGTGTATGATGACGTAATACTCAATGTAGGCAATGGCTACGATTCAGAAACGGGCATATTTACCTGTAGAAAAGCCGGTTTATACTCGTTTAGTTGGACATCACTGACGCCTCCTGGTAAAAGTTTCGAAACACGATTCATACTCAACGAAAAAAGAATAGCTGGAAACAGAGCAAACGCTGTGGGCATTAATCAGTATGTACAGGGAACCAAAACTGTTGTCGTTGAGATGAGAGAGGGTGATACTGCAAAAATTAATACAATCAAAAGTCAGGCAGCTCAAAGTCTTTATGGTGATTCCAATTCTTTCTCATCCTTCTCTGGAATCAAAGTTGATGATTTGAAATGCGAAGAGATTTGA